The Myxococcales bacterium region CACCGTCACGACGGCCAGCGCGAGCAGCGACACGCCGCGAAGCTTCGCGAAGAAACGCGCCGCGGGCTCTTGGCCTTCCGCGGCCAGCTTGCCGCTCAAGACCGGCACAACGGCGCTCGACACAGCCCCCTCACCGAGCAACTGCCGGAGGGCGTTCGGTATCGTGAAGGCGACGAAGAACGCGTCGGTTTCGTTTCGCGTGAACATGGCCGCCAACGCCATGTCGCGTCCCAAGCCAAGAATGCGTGAGGCGAGCGTCCCGGCGCCGACGATGCTCGCGCGCTTGATGAGCTTGCGCTCTTCGCTCGCGCTCACCCTTGCTTCTCGGCTTGTTTCTCTGGCGCATGGGCGCTGAGGGCCGCCGCACACTCGGCGCACCGGCACAGCGACCGAAGGTACTTGTACGAATAGATGCCCGAGGCGTGACCGTCGAACCACGTGAAGCGGAGCGCGTACGAACCGACCTTCTCGATGTCGTCGAGCTCGAGCGCGATGCCCTCGGCGGGCACGAACGAGATGGTGCCCGAGTGGCCCTGGCAGCCGGCGCACGGGCAATAGCCGCGCAACACTTCGTGCGGGTAGACGCCCTTGTGGCCGTCGCCCCAGTCGATCTCGGTCGTCTTCGCGCCCCGCGGGGAGCGGAGCCTCAAGGCCTTTTCGCGGCTGTCGCTCATGGTCGCCCGATCGGCATATAGCGCCTTTCGGTCAGCGAGCGAAAATCGCGCGATCGGCGGCGGCCGCGAGAGGCCGCGTGTCGGCCGCGATGGCCCCCACCTGGGTGACCGCCCGGGAACCGAGGCGGACGCCGAGCGAGACGGCGTGGCGAAGCGCGCGCGCGTCGCGGTAGCTCGCTGGCCCACGGGCCGCCAGAACGCGAATCACGCCCGCGAGAAAGGCGGCGCCAGCGCCCGTGGCGGCGACGCAACGTGCCGTGGGACCGCGCACGCGCGTGACCTCGACGGTGCCGACGAAGGCGCTCGCGTCGGCGGCCCCTCGCGTCACGAGGATCGTGGCTCCGGGAGCCCGCTCCGAGACCCACGCGAGCGCCCGCTTTTCGGAGCCCACGCGGAGCCCCTCGAGATCGTCGCTGGACGCTTTGATGAGCGCGCTGCCGCGGACAAGGCCCCCAACGGCGTCGCGAATCGCGGTAGCGCTTTCCCACAGATGGGCGCGAACGTTGAGGTCCACGACCAAGTTGGCGCCGGACTTCCGAGCCTCCCTCGCAAAGGTCCGGGTCGCTGCTCGGAGCTTGGGACGAACGAGGGTGCTCGAGCCGACGAGCGCAAACGCAGCCGTGGGCAAGGCCCGGGGGAGATTCGACACCTCGTAGGCCATGTCAGCGGTCGATGCCCGGTAGAAGAGAAACCGTGGTTGCCCGTCCTTCGTCCGCAAAACGAAGGCGATGCCCGTTCGCTCTCGGCGGAAAACGAGCCCGCCGCAGTCAACGGACTCCTGCGCGAGGCGCCCTCTTAGAGCTTCGCCAAAGGCGTCCCGGCCCACGGCGCCGAAGACGGCCGAACGCCCGCCCAGACGCGCGACGTGGACGCAGACATTGGCCGGCGCGCCGCCGACCTCTCGATGGAACACATCGGGGCCTACTTCAAAGATGTCCCAAAGGACCTCGCCAAAGGCCAGCAAATCCTTGCGCTGTTTCATGAAGCTCAGGACCTTCTCATGACTCGCTCATGATTCGATGCCTCCGTGGGCCGCCAGCGCCAGCTCGACGAGCCGAACCAAGTCCTCCGCGTCAACCGGCGAAAGCGGAAGGTCGTCGCCACGCAAGATCGCCATGGCGTTGCGGCGTAGCGCCGCGGGGATCACGACCCGCGCGCCCCCGCAGGCGCTGCACACGAGCCCTCCCTGGGCGACGTCGATGGCGGCGGGCCGACCGTCCGGGCACTTGCGTCCGCAGCGGACGCATTGCTCGAGCTCCAAGGCGAAGCCCGTGGAGACCAGCAGGCGCAGGCCGACGCGCGCGAGCTCGGTGCGCGGCGCCGCCCCCGCGTCGACCGAGGCGATGAGTCCCGTGAGGGCGTCGAAGGCGTCGCGTTCGGGGGTTCGGGGCGGGCACAAGGCGCGGGCCCACCGAAGGGCGACGCCGACCGCTTCGATGCCTTCCAGGTTCTGCTGAAGCGCCAAGCGGAGCTCGACGACCGACGCTTCCTTAAGCGTCAAGAGCTCCTTGCCGCGATCCTCAAGCTCAACGCGCAGCGTGTGGAGCGATTCCAGAGCGCCGCCGAAGCGCTTGGAGTTCTTTCGGGCGCCGCGCGCGACGGCCGACAGCTTGCCTGAGTCTTGCGTCAGGAAGGTGACGACCGCGTCGCTTTCGCCGAAGGGCGACGATCGAAGCAGGAGCGCCGCATCCTGGATGCGCCTCACCCGAACGTCGAGAAAGCGGTGGGGCCTGAGAGACCTTCCGTTGAGAGCGAGAGCTCCGCGGGAAGATCGTGGCCTCGCGGCTTGAGGACGAACGAGAGCGCGAGCGTAAAGAGAATGAGGAGCAGCACAAACGCGATGGCCACGCCAAAGCGTCGGCTCTTCTCGACACGAACGGGAGCCGCGACCGGTAGCGGCGTTACGACGGCCACCCGGCGACTCGCCGAATAGCGCGCGAGGATCTCTTCGGGCACGACGCCCACGGCGCGGGCGTAAGAGCGGAGGAAGCCGCGAACGAAGACCTCGCCGGGCATTTCGTCGAAGCGGTCTCCCTCGATGGACATCAGGGTTTGCACGGGAATGCGCGTGACGCGTGCCACCTCGGCCAGGCTCATTCGCTTGGCGGCGCGACGTTGCTTCAGAAATTCGCCGATCGACTCCGTCGTCACGTTTCCTCCGAAGTTCACGGCACCGGGGGCGACTTCACGCCCCCTGCCCCGAGCTGCCCCGTCCCCAATTGAGCCAGCGCTTTCGCGCACTGCTTGCCCTCTTTCGTCCCCGGAGCAAGCTCCCGGCAGCGATCGAAATCTGCACGTGCGTCGGCGGCGCGCCCGAGTGACTGGCGCACGCGGCCTCGGGCCTCCCACGCAGCTTGGAGCGTCTTGCACTCCTCCGCGTCGACGCTGAGGGCGCTCGAGAGGTTCTCCTCCGCGCGATTCAGGTCGCCCTTCTTTTCGAAGGCCATCCCCAACCGGTAGAAGCCGACGCAGAACTTCGGTTGCGTGACGGCGTTCTTGAGCGCTGCGATGGCGGCGTCGACGTGGCCCGCTTGGAGCTCGGCCCAGCCGAGGTTGCCCCACGCCAGGTGGCTCGCCGAGTAGGCCGGATCGCGCGTCAATGGCTCGAGGAGAGCGATGGCCTCAGGAAATTTTCCTTGATGCGTCAAGATGACCGCCAGGAGGTTCTTTGCGTCGCGGAAGCTCCCTTCCGCCTTGATGGCGCGGCGCGCAAAGGATTCCGCGTCTGCGAGGCGGCAGTCCGGGGACGTGAAGCCGGCGTCGGTGGAGCAGAACGAGAGATAGATGTTCGACACGAAGTAGAGGACGCGCGGGTTCTCGTCGTCGAGCTCCACGGCCTTGAGCGCGTGGTCGAGCGCCTGGCGGGGCTCACGGCGATTGAAGAAGAGGTCGCGAGCCACGTCGTACTCGGCCTCCGCCTGCCGCTCCGGGCTCTGCGCTCCCGCTCCACCGCTGCCGGCCTTCGGCGAGCAGCCCAGTGCGGCTGCCGCGAAGAGGAGCGCGACGTGCTTGAAGGTCAGGAGCATTGGGGCGTGGGCGAACGGTGCTAGCGGACACAAGAAACCAGTCGAACGGCTGGCCGCCAAACCATCAGGGCGATTGGAATAATCGACAATCGGACCCCGCGTCAATCGTGTAGTTCCACATCAGCAATACGCAGCAATGCACTGACATCAGAAGCGTTTTCGGAATGTCATTCATTCCATCAAGGGCGCACCGACCTGCAGCTTGGCCCCGTATTTTTGCCGCGCCCGTGCCGGACAGGACGTCAGCGCGCGCCGGGATCGCCGACGAGCTCGTCTTTCGTTCCGAGGAGCTGGACCAGCTTCCGGAGGGCCTCCACGTCGGGAATCTCGACCCGCTCGCCGACGATGCGCACGTACTCTTGTTCGCGCAGGCGCTGGACGTTCCGACGCACCGTGTCGACATCGAGGCCAACGCGGCTCGAAAGCTCCACCGGCGACACGGCGACCTCGGCGCTGCCCGTCGAGCGACGCGCAAGGCGAAGCAGCGCCGTGGCCACCTTGAATTGACTGTCACGCAGGAGCACGACCTCGATCTGCTCTTCCGCCTCCCGGAGGCGGCGGACGAGCTGCTCGACGATGCGCAGGGCTATGGCGGGGTAGTGCTCGACGAGGGAACGAAGCGTGGCGGGGTCGAGGGCCAGCACGACGCCATCGACCAGGGCGACGGCGGTGGCGTTGCGAGGCCCGGCCTCAAGGAGTGCCGCTTCGCCGAAGAGATCGCCAGGGCGAACCAGGTGCAGGCTTCGATCCACGAGGCGAACACGCTTGAGGATTCGCACCCGACCGTCCTGGAGGAGAAAGGCCTCCTTGCCGGGCTCGCCCTCGCGAAAGATCGCCTCGCCGGCTTTCACCTTGCGCCCAAATCGGGCGATGAGCCGGTCTTGCTCAGCGGGAGCTAAGTTCGTCGAATCCGGCGGCTCGACGGAAGCCGAAGTCGCTCCCTTCGTGGCGCCCTGTGCCGCCTGCGCTTCGGCCGACGACACCGTCTCGGGCGCCGACGCGCGGCTCGAGTCTCTGCTGCTCTTCTTCTTCGCCACGTCGGGATGGTACCGCGCCGACCGCGGCCCGTACCACGTTGACGTAAAGCCGGTGGCTAGGAGCGGAGCGGCTAGACCCCGACCCCGCCCCGGACGGGCGCGACGGCCGCCCCGCGAGGCGAAGCCTCGCGGATCGGTGGGCCCGGGCAAGGGCCAGATTCGTGCGAAGGAGGGGACTTGAACCCCTACGGTGTTACCCGCTAGCACCTCAAGCTAGTGCGTCTGCCAATTCCGCCACCTTCGCTTGGAATTAGGGCCAAGCTTCTAAAGAGCAACGGCGCCGACGTCAAGTGCTTCGCGTGCGTTAGTCGTCCCGGTCGAGCAGGACCTTGACGATTTCGGAGACCTCGAAGGGCTTTCGCACGAGGCGAATGCCTGCGATCCCGTCAGGGATCGAGGGGGTCGCTGCACCGGTGATCAGAATGAGCGTCGCGTCGGGGGCCTCTCGCCGAAGCGTCGCGAGCGCGCCGGCGATGTCCTCTTCGATGGGAGAGAGGTCCATCAGGACCGCGTCAATCCGCCTCGCCGTGAGACGCTCGTCCATTTGAGCCCTTGAGCGCGCGACCGAGAGCTCGGCGCCGCGGGCCGAAAGCGCCGTCTCGAGGAGGGCGATGACGTCTGCGTCGTCCTCGATGACCAGGACGCCAAGGCCCTGGAGGACCAGCTCCCGCGCCGTCGAACGGGGAACGTTGGCGGCGCCGTCGCGCGTCGCCCAGGTCACGCGGAAACACGCCCCAGCGACCGACGGGACCAGCTCCACGTTGCCACCGGCCGCGCGTGCCAGCGCACGCGCGTGGGGCAAGCCGACGCCGGCTCCCCCTTTGCGCTTCGAGTCGCCCTCGAAAATCGAGTCGCGGCGAGGCGCCGGAACGCCCGGGCCGCGGTCTTCGATGTCGACGTTCACCTGCCCCTCCTCCTCGCCTTTCGACGCCATCACCACGACGTCGGTGCCCCGCGGCGCGTGAGCCATGGCGTTTAGGACGATGTTGAGGACGACCTGCGAGAGGTCGCCGGCAAAGCGAATGCGAAGACCGGTTCGCGCATCGAGCGAGAGGCGCACGCCGGACCGCGTCGCCTCCACGGCGAGCGAATCAATGGTGTCCTTGAGGACTCCGTCGAGTTGGTCCGACTGCTCGCCGGTGGGCACCTCCGCGCCGATGGCCCGGCGCGCAAGGTCGCGCGCGTCACGCGCCCTGTGCTCGATGATGCGCAGCGCGTAGGCAATGGATTCCGGCGACGCATCGGGTGAGCGTGCCTCGCTCACCCAGCCGAGCATGACCGTCAACGCATTGGAGACGTCATGCAGGGCGCCGCGCGCATCGCGATGCGGATCGGCGTCGGGCGATTCGACCCGCGGCGGCTCGGTCGTAGTGTGCGGAGGCACGGCGCCCGAAGGTACTCGAAGGCGCGCGCGCGGTCACTCCCTCCGATGCGAGGCCCGGCACGAGGCGCGCCGGCCGCGCGGAATGCACCTCGAAGGCCGCCGATGCCCTGTATGCTCGCGCGCACCGATGGCCTTGCTCGGCCCGAAAGACGAAGCCAAGACGCTGCGCTGGTTCACGCTGGTGCTCTGCGCCGGTGCGCTCGCCACGCTGGTACCGTTTTGGGCCCCGCTCGTGTTGGCCGCGTGGCTCGCCATTCTCGCGCGTCCCGTCTTCCAGAAGCTGACGCAACGGACCGGCGGCCGCGAGCGGGCCGCTGGCGCGATTCTCGTCGTCCTCGGCATGGGGATCTTTCTCCCGCTCTCGCTCGCGACCGTATCCCTCCTCCGCGGCGCCCTCGAGCTGGGCGAGAGCCTTGTGCGCTCCCAGGGTGCGAAGGACGCGCTCGTCGCGCTCGCGTCGGGCGGAGAGCGCCCCGGCGCATCGAGCCTTCCGACATCACCCGAACAGATCCTGACCTTGGTCCGCGAGCACGGCGCCCAAGCGCTTCGCGTCGCGTCAGGCATCGCCGGCGCCGCCGCGAACGTCGTCGTGGCCTTCGCGGTCTTTTTCTATGCGGCGTACGTGTTCTTGGTCGACGGTCAAGAGCTCTACGATTGGGCGCGCCGCCACGTCCCCTTCGAGGAGCGCGTCATGACGCGGCTTTCGAGCGCCTTTGAGGAGACGGGCCGCGGCCTTCTGTTCGGCGTCATCCTGACGGCGCTCGTTCAGGCGATGATTTGCGCGGTCACCTACTTCGCGCTCGGTGTCCCGCGCGCCCTCGTGCTTGGCTTTCTCACGTTCCTCGCCGCCTTCTTGCCCGCCGGCACGGCGCTCATTTGGCTGCCCGTCACCGCAGGGCTGTTTCTAGCGGGCCGGACCAAAGAAGCCATCATCTTGCTCGTCATTGCGGCGGTCATCGTGGGCACCATCGACAACGTGCTGCGGCCCGTGCTCGCGCGGCGGGGAAACCTGCAGCTCTCGGCCTTCGTGCTTCTCTTGGCGATGCTCGGCGGGTTCGCCGTTTTCGGAGGTTGGGGCCTCATCCTCGGCCCGCTCGTGGTGCGCTTGGCCAAAGAGGCGCTCGTTGTCTTGCGCGAACGGCAAGACGACGCCGCGGAGCCGATGCCGCGCCCGGCCTCGAACGCTGATAGCTAGGGCCCTGGCGTCTCAGTCTTCGACGACCCGTGCGCCGTCGCCCTTCGACGACAAGAGCTCGACGGCCTTCTTGGCAGCCTCGAGGGTGATGTCCCGCGCCTCCACGATCATGCTCGCAACGCGTTCGACGAGGCTGCCCTCGGCGCCGGCGGCGAGCGCGACGGAGCGCGCGTGAAGGGCCATATGGCCGCGCTGAATGCCATCGGTGGCGAGGGCGCGAAGGGCGGCGAGGTTGGATGCGAGGCCGAGCGACGCTGCGACGCAGGCGAGCTCGCCAGCGCCGCTGACGTGCACCATGCGAAGCGCGAGGCGCGCCGCGGGATGAACCCGTAGCGTGCCCCCAACGGTGCCGAGCGCGAGCGGTAGCTCGAGCGTGCCCACGAGGCGTCGCCCCTGCCTACGCCAAACGGCCAGCGGCAAGTACTTGCCCGTGCGGGCTGCGAAGGCGTGAGCCCCCGCTTCGACGGCGCGCCAATCGTTGCCGGTGGCGATGACCACGGCGTCGATGCCGTTCATGATGCCCTTGTTGTGCGTGGCGGCGCGGTACGGGTCTAGCTCCGCGAAGCGCGACGCCTGCTCGATGCCCAGCGCAACGTCGGCGCCACTCATGTCGTCGGTGGCGAGCGAGTCCTCCTCCACGGAGCAGCGCACCCGGACGCAACGCTTGTCGCAGAGATTGGAGAGAATGCGCAGCCCCAACTTGGCGTCGGCCAGCTCTGCCAACCGGTCGCCAACGGCCTCGGCCACCGAGTTCACCAGGTTGGCGCCCATCGCGTCGCGGCAGTCGACGAGGACATGGACGACGATCATGCGGTCGGCCGGGGTGCCCAACATGCGAACCTCGAGATCGCGCGCGCCACCGCCACGCGCCACGAGCCCGACGACGGCGCCATCGGCCAAGGCCAACAGCTCGCTCCTCGCCGCGAGGATGCGCATCTTCGCGCGGTCTGGATCGGGCACGTCGACCAGTTGGATCTGGCTGATCATGACCGGGGCGTCGACCTCGGCGACAAAGCCGCCGCCCTCTCGGACCATCTTCGCGGCGTTCGACGCAGCGGCCACCACGCTGGGCTCTTCGACGACCATTGGCACCACATGGTCGGCGCCGTTCACTCGGACGTTCAGGGCCACGCCGAAGGGCAACGCGTAGGTGCCAAGGACGTTCTCGACGAACTTGTCGGCGGTCTCAGCGTCGAGGCCACCGGCGTCGAAGGCACGCTCCATTTCGATGGTTTCCGTCCCCGTGACCTCGGCGACGAGCGCGCGCCGTTCGGCGACGGTCACCTTGTAGAAGCCGGGAATGCGCGACGTGCGAGCCATATGGCGACCTCCTTACGACACCTGGCCACGAAACGGGACACCTTCGTGAGGGGTCGCTTCGTGGGCCGTTAGACCTGGGGCACCGATTGCGAGCGGAATCGGGGAGAGACCGAGCTCCTGAGCCAGCCGCAAAAACGCGTCGTCTGGCTCCGTTGTTCCACAAAAGACCCCCACGTCGCCGCCGCCCGCGCCGGCTGGGTGAAACCACGCGCCCTGCCCCGCGGCCGCCGTCGCGAGCCGCCTAAACGCGAGCGGCACGATGCCCACATCGGCGGCGTCACCGAAGACCTCGAGGGCTTCTCCGAATCGGCGCACGGCGGCGACCGCTTCCGTCGCGCCGCCACCCGAGAGGGCCGCGGCGCCTTCGCCGGCGGCGGCCGAAAGCTCGCTCATGCGCGCGGCGTAGAGAGAGGGGGCCGCCTCGCGAAACGCGTCGACGCGTCGCCGCAGCTCGCTCGTGCGGGCGCTCACGCCGGAGAAGAACACGCGGAGCACGAGCGCCTCGGGCAAGGCTACCGCCACGAGCGAAGGGACGCGCCCAAGGAGCGCGTAGCGCAAGACACCACCGTAGGTGCTCGCGGCGACATCGACGCCGCTGCCGCCATTTTGTGCCGCCGCGTGCGCACGGCGCGCGTCGCTGAAGATGCTGGCACGCACGGCGCCGTCGTGCAGATCGGCGCCGCGCTCGCGGGCCAAGTGAGCGGCGCCTAGCGTCGCGACGAGCGCCGCAGCGCTCGAGCCCAGCCCGAGCTTGTTCCCGTCGTGCTGAAGGGCCGATACGTCACATTCGGGCCACGGGCCCGCCATCGCCGCGCGGACCTCGTGCGTCGGCGCGTCCGTCGACCGCGCCCCATCGGCCACGGCGTAGCGATCCACGGCGGCCACGATCGCCGGCGCCCCTTCAAGGACCGCGTAGGCCCCCGTCAAGACGAGCTTGCCAGGCGCTCGCGCCTTCATGGGCTCCGTCCCTCGAGTCGCGCACCGTGGCCCGGCTCGCAGGTGATGGTTCGAAGCACACCGGGCACCGCCCCAAGTGCGTCCGCCGCTCGCGCCGCGTGACGCGACATCACGAAGGCCTTTACGTGGGGTCCCGCGTCGACGGTAAAGAAGATCGGCATGCCATCGCGTCGGAGAGCTCGGACAGCCTCGATGGCGCGCGTCGTTGAGTCTTGAAAATACGCGAAGCCCGCCGCGAGCGCGCAGCCATGCATGGCCAATGCGCTCTCCTCGGCGAGCTCGCCGGCGGCGGCAAAATCGCCGCGCCGCAGCGCCGCGAGCAACGACGTGTGGAGCTCCGGCGCGAGCGCGAGCCACGCTCCGTAGAGCCGGCTCTTGAGCGCAGTGGCTCGCATGGCGTCGGTCGAGCCGTGGGCCTTTTGCCCCTCTGAGGTGACACAGACCACGACACGCCAATCGAGCGCCTCCGGCGGCGCCACGGGGCGCGCCGACAGAATCGTCGCCTCCGCGAGCGGCGCCGTTCCCGCCGGCAGCTCCACGAGCCCGCCGTAGAGGCTTCGCGCGGCGCTCGCCGAACTGCGTCGAGCGAGATCGCTGACGAGCGACAAATCCCAGGCGAGCCCGGCGGCGCTCGCCCCGGCGAGCGCCAGCGCGGCGAAGCCCGACGCGCTCGAGGCGAGCCCGCTCGCGGTGGGGAAATCGTTCGTCGACTCGACGCGAGCCCGAGCCGCGAGGCCAGCGGCGCTGCGCACCCGGTCCAAGAGCCCCGTCACACGTGTCAGCGGCTCGCCATCGGTCGCGTGCCCGTTGAGGAGCAGTTCATCGGCGGCGAGGCGCTCATCGAAGACGACGCGCGTGCGCGTCGACAAGCCGCGCAACGTGAGCGAGAGGCTCGGCACCGCGGGAAAATTTCCGGGAACGTCCCGCTTTCCCCAATACTTCGAGAGGGCGATGTTGGGGTGCGCGACGGCGACGGCTTCGCGGCTCATAGGCCAAGCTCCTCGGCTGTCGCCAGCGGTGCGCCCCCCGGCCCTCACCGAGAAGCCGTCGAAGCCGCCCTCTCGCCACGACGCGAGGACTCGGGCGGCGGCGGCGCGATTCTGCACCAACGCAACGACGCACCCGCCACCGCCGGCCCCCGTGAGCTTGGCGCCGAGGGCTCCTGCCCCGCGCGCGCGCGCGCACAGGTCTTCGAGCTCGGGCGTTGATAGGTAGAGTCCCGCCAGGACCATTTGGTTGAGGTCCATGAGTCGACCGAGCGCCACGCGATCGCCGGCGAGGATCGCGAGGCGGGCGTTTTTCACGAGCGAGTCGATGCCAGCGAACGCCTTGTCCACCAACTCGGACCGTCGCTCGCGCAGCCGAGCGACCATCTCGACCATCGTCTTGGTGCTCGACGCCGCGCCGCTCAGACCAATGCAGAGATCCAACGTCAACCCGCGGGCGCGCTCTCCGAGCTCCTCGATGCCCGCTCCCTTCCGGAACCAGAGGAACCCGCCGTGCGCGGCCACCGCCGTATCAATGCCCGACGGGTTGCCGTGAAAGACGCGCTCCCAGGCCATGGCCCGCTCGCACGCGACCGTCGCATTCGCGCTCTCGTCGAGGGCGCGCGCGATGGCCACGCCGAGCGCGGCCGAACAACCGAGTCCCCCCCCGGGTGGCAGCTCGGCGCTCGCGTTGACGCGGACGGCTGACCTTTGGGCCCCCAGCGACGCGTCGAGGACGGCACGAAACGCGCGCGCCAAGTCGAGGTCGTCGTGCTCGCTGATGGGGACGTCGACGCCTTGTAGGTAGAGGCAGCTCGGGCCCGACGCGAGCGCCGTCCGTGTTGCGCGCGCTCCACGCTCGAGGCCAACGGCGATGGCCGGCACGCCGTGAACCACGGCGTGTTCCCCGAGGAGAATCACCTTGCCCGAGGCGCGGCCTTCCGTCGCCATGTCAGTGCTCCCGCCGGATCAAGACTTGAGCCGCGGCGCGGAGTCGATGGCGGCCGACCTGGCTGACGGCGAGCGCGTCGACGGCGGCGGTAGCCGCGCCTTCGAGGGCATCGATGCGCGCTTCGACGCGCGCACGAACGCCGGACCTCTTTGCGTCTTCGATGAGTCGCCCAAGGTCGCCGGCGGAGAGCGCCGGTGCGCCCTGGAGCCGCTTGGCCCAGGCTGCACCTTCCGCTTCGAGCGCCGCCACGACGGCGGTGCGCTTTCCCTCGCGAAAATCGCTCCCCGCAGGCTTCCCCGTGAGCCGCTCGTCACCAAACGCGCCGAGCAGATCGTCGGAGAGTTGGAACGCCACGCCGAGCGGCGCCGCGAAGGCGTCGAGCTTCTCGCGGGCCGCGGCCGGCGCTCCCGCCAGCGCGGCGCCGAGCCGGAGCGGTCCGCGCACCGTGTAGCTCCCGGTCTTCAGGTCATGCATGCGTTCGATTTCCGCGCTCTCGCGGCAAACGCTCCGCACGTCCAACGTCTGCCCAAGAACCACCCGGTGGTGCATTTCTGCGAACTCGCGGAGCGCTTCGACGAGCGCCGGCGGCGGGACGTCGGTCTCGAGCAAGGCCTCTGTCGCGTAAGCCGAGGCCAGATCGCCGGCGAGGATTCCCGCGTGGGCGCCCGCCTCTGCCGTTCCAAAGCGCTCGGCGAGCGCCGTGTGCACGCTGGCGCCACCGCGCCGGAGCGCATCGCCGTCCATCCAGTCGTCGTGCGTGAGCAGGTAACTCTGAAGGAGCTCGAGGGCGACGAGCGACGGCGCAATTCGCTCGAACGACTCGCCGGGCGCGAACGCCTCGTAGGCGACCGCCGTGAGAATCGGTCGCAGCCGCTTGCCGCCCCGAAGCGTGAGGTCGGCGATGGCACCGGCGACGGCGCCGACATCACCGTGCAGCGAGGCGGCGCGCGCGATTCTGCGGTCGAGCCAGCCACGGAGCGCCGTGTCAACGGTCGACGCGACGCGAGCGCTAAAGCGCCCGAAGGACTCCGTGGGGGACGACGTTTGCATGGAACTGCGCCGGCGGAGCGAGCGGAGACGCGCGCAGCGGGCGAGCAGAGCCTAGGGTCGAGGTTTCCCCATGTCAACGGTATTGGGCGACAAATTATCCATCAATTTCAATCGCTTTCAAATATCTCTGAAGCATATAAAGAGGGGTGGCGCGTCCCCCTTGGCAGGGCCCGCGGCTCCGCAGGCGGGATCCCTCGCCGCTGCGAACTTCGCTATAGAACCTGCGGGAGCTCGGCGACGTATGAGCGGCATCCACGATAGGAAGGCAGACCACATCGAGCTGTGCGCCAACGGCGACGTTGGCTTCCGCGAGGCGACTACGCTCCTCGCGGACGTTCGGCTGGTGCACGACGCGCTACCGGAGCTCGACGCGGACGCCATCGACACCAGCGTCTTGGTTCTCGGCAAGCGCCTCGCCGCCCCGCTGCTCATCGCTGCGATGACGGGCGGCACGGAGGAAGCCGCCGCGATCAACCGTGAGCTCGCGGCCATCGCCGAAGAACGTCAGCTCGGCTTCGGCTTGGGCAGCCAGCGCGCGGCCCTCGTTCGCGGCGAGGCGGCGGCCGCCACCTATCGGGTGCGTGACGTCGCGCCGACGACGCTCGTGCTCGGAAACCTGGGCATCGTGCAGGCCTCTGAGACCGACACCGCTGACGTGAAGGCGCTGGTCGAAAGCGTCGGCGCCGATGCCCTTTGCGTTCACATGAACCCGGCGATGGAGCTGGTCCAGCGCGGCGGCGACAGGGATTTTCGCCGCGGCCTCGAAACCTTCGCGCGCCTCGCCAAGGAGCTCGGACTTCCCATTGTCGCCAAGGAGACTGGCTGCGG contains the following coding sequences:
- a CDS encoding hydroxymethylglutaryl-CoA reductase, degradative, with the translated sequence MARTSRIPGFYKVTVAERRALVAEVTGTETIEMERAFDAGGLDAETADKFVENVLGTYALPFGVALNVRVNGADHVVPMVVEEPSVVAAASNAAKMVREGGGFVAEVDAPVMISQIQLVDVPDPDRAKMRILAARSELLALADGAVVGLVARGGGARDLEVRMLGTPADRMIVVHVLVDCRDAMGANLVNSVAEAVGDRLAELADAKLGLRILSNLCDKRCVRVRCSVEEDSLATDDMSGADVALGIEQASRFAELDPYRAATHNKGIMNGIDAVVIATGNDWRAVEAGAHAFAARTGKYLPLAVWRRQGRRLVGTLELPLALGTVGGTLRVHPAARLALRMVHVSGAGELACVAASLGLASNLAALRALATDGIQRGHMALHARSVALAAGAEGSLVERVASMIVEARDITLEAAKKAVELLSSKGDGARVVED
- the mvaD gene encoding diphosphomevalonate decarboxylase, which codes for MSREAVAVAHPNIALSKYWGKRDVPGNFPAVPSLSLTLRGLSTRTRVVFDERLAADELLLNGHATDGEPLTRVTGLLDRVRSAAGLAARARVESTNDFPTASGLASSASGFAALALAGASAAGLAWDLSLVSDLARRSSASAARSLYGGLVELPAGTAPLAEATILSARPVAPPEALDWRVVVCVTSEGQKAHGSTDAMRATALKSRLYGAWLALAPELHTSLLAALRRGDFAAAGELAEESALAMHGCALAAGFAYFQDSTTRAIEAVRALRRDGMPIFFTVDAGPHVKAFVMSRHAARAADALGAVPGVLRTITCEPGHGARLEGRSP
- a CDS encoding polyprenyl synthetase family protein — its product is MQTSSPTESFGRFSARVASTVDTALRGWLDRRIARAASLHGDVGAVAGAIADLTLRGGKRLRPILTAVAYEAFAPGESFERIAPSLVALELLQSYLLTHDDWMDGDALRRGGASVHTALAERFGTAEAGAHAGILAGDLASAYATEALLETDVPPPALVEALREFAEMHHRVVLGQTLDVRSVCRESAEIERMHDLKTGSYTVRGPLRLGAALAGAPAAAREKLDAFAAPLGVAFQLSDDLLGAFGDERLTGKPAGSDFREGKRTAVVAALEAEGAAWAKRLQGAPALSAGDLGRLIEDAKRSGVRARVEARIDALEGAATAAVDALAVSQVGRHRLRAAAQVLIRREH
- a CDS encoding type 2 isopentenyl-diphosphate Delta-isomerase, which gives rise to MSGIHDRKADHIELCANGDVGFREATTLLADVRLVHDALPELDADAIDTSVLVLGKRLAAPLLIAAMTGGTEEAAAINRELAAIAEERQLGFGLGSQRAALVRGEAAAATYRVRDVAPTTLVLGNLGIVQASETDTADVKALVESVGADALCVHMNPAMELVQRGGDRDFRRGLETFARLAKELGLPIVAKETGCGIAPRAARALRAVGVEHVDVSGAGGTSWVAVETLRAKSADEGAAYRLGEAFWDWGIPTAASVLLTAPVGFRTLIATGGVATGLDVAKCLALGAHAAGIARPVLQALRRGGPQGARDYIDGVLAELRAAMVLTGSPSVAALRAAPRVILGDLGQWLAQLQG